The Agromyces mariniharenae genome includes a window with the following:
- a CDS encoding Na+/H+ antiporter subunit A yields MITSLVAFGVVALLTPLATRLLGRRIFPIIALVPAAVFVVLLAWLPGVVAGRPVVEVVPWIPQLGIALSFRLDALALLLALIVTGVGALVLLYCTHYFRDDEPALGRFAALLLAFAGVMLGLVTADDVFLLFVFWEATSVLSYLLIGHYTGRKESRGAALQALTVTTFGGLAMLVGLVLLVVAGGTTSLSELIANPVTGAAGEWGIALVLVGAISKSALVPFHFWLPAAMAAPTPVSAYLHAAAMVKAGVYLVARMAPGYADLDVWHPIVIGLGVLTMLVGGWRALRQYDLKLLLAYGTVSQLGFLVLVTGYGTRDAALAGVALLLAHALFKAALFLVVGIVDHAAGTRDWRRLSGLGRRMPVIATIAIVAAASMAGLPPLLGFVAKEAVFTAFLEAAAAGESWAWVALVGAFLGSVLTVAYSVRFVWGAFWTRPDLEPTPLHEESPLIGLAPGILSAASLVAAFAISAIEPLLAAYADGLPGPHDYHLALWHGLEPALWISLAVFALGALLVWGRVRVARLQAAVTPMVDSARGYLGIVSVVDRVAAAVTTAIQHRGLPGYLAIIVTVFIGGLGAASVMNTTWPDGIRLWDYPAQPFLAFVMAIAGLAAATVRQRMTAVLLVSVTGYGLVLLFGMSGAPDLALTQALVETIVLVVFVLVLRRLPRQIAQRNPPVHKVARGIIGALAGIVMGIIGLVALGARIEPTIAEGLPALAIEAHGKNIVNVMLVDIRAWDTLGEISVLVAVATGVASLIFVSGRTGGAPRLDLAELDVPVDRRQRLRPVPEPASSIRAPRTSLADTEGETDAAAEAASTRQTWLLAGRTLSPRNRSILIEVLVRLLFHPAIIVSVYLLFVGHNAPGGGFAGGLLAGLALVARYLAGGRYELGEAAPVDAGRLLGTGLLLAAGTAAGSLVFGTAPLESAWFEADLPLIGTISIGTSTLFDIGVYLVVVGLVLDILRSLGGEVDRQEELAGDESEEGGDLDRGGAAAGADLEQGEGPELAERPEHVDAELETPLTTAGRTGGDARADAGEARR; encoded by the coding sequence ATGATCACCAGCCTCGTCGCCTTCGGCGTCGTCGCCCTCCTCACGCCGCTCGCCACGAGGCTCCTCGGCCGGCGCATCTTCCCGATCATCGCCCTCGTCCCCGCCGCCGTCTTCGTCGTGCTGCTCGCCTGGCTGCCCGGGGTCGTCGCGGGCCGTCCGGTCGTCGAGGTCGTGCCCTGGATCCCCCAGCTCGGCATCGCGCTGTCCTTCCGGCTCGACGCGCTCGCGCTCCTGCTCGCCCTCATCGTCACGGGCGTGGGCGCGCTCGTGCTGCTCTACTGCACGCACTACTTCCGCGACGACGAGCCCGCCCTCGGTCGGTTCGCGGCGCTCCTCCTCGCCTTCGCGGGCGTGATGCTCGGCCTCGTCACCGCCGACGACGTCTTCCTGCTCTTCGTCTTCTGGGAGGCGACGAGCGTGCTCTCGTACCTCCTCATCGGCCACTACACCGGCCGCAAGGAGAGCCGCGGTGCCGCCCTGCAGGCGCTCACCGTCACGACCTTCGGCGGCCTCGCCATGCTCGTCGGCCTCGTGCTGCTCGTGGTCGCGGGCGGCACGACCTCGCTCTCCGAGCTCATCGCGAACCCGGTGACCGGCGCGGCCGGCGAGTGGGGCATCGCCCTCGTGCTCGTCGGCGCGATCTCCAAGAGCGCGCTGGTGCCGTTCCACTTCTGGCTCCCCGCGGCCATGGCCGCTCCCACGCCGGTGTCCGCGTACCTGCACGCCGCGGCGATGGTGAAGGCGGGCGTGTACCTGGTCGCGCGCATGGCCCCCGGGTACGCCGACCTCGACGTGTGGCATCCGATCGTCATCGGGCTCGGCGTGCTCACGATGCTCGTCGGCGGCTGGCGCGCGTTGCGCCAGTACGACCTCAAGCTCCTGCTCGCGTACGGCACGGTGAGCCAGCTCGGCTTCCTCGTGCTCGTCACCGGGTACGGCACCCGCGACGCTGCCCTCGCGGGCGTCGCGCTGCTGCTCGCGCACGCGCTGTTCAAGGCCGCGTTGTTCCTCGTGGTCGGCATCGTCGACCACGCCGCGGGCACCCGAGACTGGCGCAGGCTCTCCGGTCTCGGACGACGGATGCCCGTGATCGCGACCATCGCGATCGTCGCCGCGGCGTCGATGGCGGGCCTGCCGCCGCTGCTCGGATTCGTCGCGAAGGAGGCCGTGTTCACGGCGTTCCTCGAGGCGGCGGCGGCCGGCGAGTCGTGGGCGTGGGTCGCCCTCGTCGGTGCGTTCCTCGGCTCGGTGCTCACCGTCGCGTACTCGGTGCGCTTCGTGTGGGGCGCGTTCTGGACACGCCCCGACCTCGAGCCGACACCCCTGCACGAGGAGTCGCCGCTCATCGGCCTGGCCCCCGGCATCCTGTCTGCTGCGAGCCTCGTCGCGGCGTTCGCCATCTCCGCGATCGAGCCGCTCCTCGCCGCCTACGCGGATGGGCTGCCGGGGCCGCACGACTACCACCTCGCGCTCTGGCACGGACTCGAGCCGGCGCTCTGGATCTCGCTCGCGGTGTTCGCGCTCGGCGCGCTGCTCGTCTGGGGCCGCGTTCGCGTCGCCCGCCTGCAGGCCGCCGTGACCCCGATGGTCGACTCGGCACGCGGGTACCTCGGCATCGTCTCCGTCGTCGACCGCGTCGCCGCGGCCGTGACCACCGCGATCCAGCACCGCGGGCTGCCCGGCTACCTGGCGATCATCGTCACGGTGTTCATCGGCGGGCTCGGCGCGGCATCCGTCATGAACACCACCTGGCCCGACGGCATCCGGCTCTGGGACTACCCGGCGCAGCCGTTCCTCGCGTTCGTCATGGCCATCGCTGGGCTCGCGGCCGCCACGGTGAGGCAGCGGATGACGGCGGTGCTGCTCGTGAGCGTCACGGGCTACGGGCTCGTGCTGCTGTTCGGCATGTCGGGCGCGCCCGACCTCGCGCTCACGCAGGCGCTGGTCGAGACGATCGTGCTCGTGGTGTTCGTGCTGGTGCTGCGCCGCCTGCCCCGGCAGATCGCGCAGCGCAACCCGCCCGTGCACAAGGTCGCGCGCGGCATCATCGGCGCGCTCGCCGGGATCGTGATGGGCATCATCGGCCTGGTCGCGCTGGGCGCCCGCATCGAGCCGACCATCGCCGAGGGGCTGCCGGCGCTCGCGATCGAGGCGCACGGCAAGAACATCGTGAACGTCATGCTCGTCGACATCCGCGCCTGGGACACGCTCGGCGAGATCTCGGTGCTCGTCGCGGTCGCCACCGGCGTCGCGAGCCTCATCTTCGTCTCGGGTCGCACGGGCGGCGCGCCGCGGCTCGACCTCGCCGAGCTCGACGTGCCCGTCGACCGGCGGCAGCGCCTGCGGCCGGTGCCCGAGCCCGCGTCGAGCATCCGCGCCCCGCGCACGAGCCTCGCCGACACCGAGGGCGAGACGGATGCCGCGGCCGAGGCCGCATCGACCCGGCAGACGTGGCTCCTCGCCGGCCGCACCCTGTCGCCGCGCAACCGCTCGATCCTCATCGAGGTGCTCGTGCGGCTGCTGTTCCACCCCGCGATCATCGTGTCGGTCTACCTGCTGTTCGTCGGCCACAACGCCCCGGGCGGCGGCTTCGCGGGCGGCCTGCTCGCGGGCCTCGCCCTCGTCGCGCGCTACCTCGCCGGCGGACGGTACGAGCTCGGCGAGGCGGCCCCCGTCGACGCCGGCCGGCTGCTCGGCACGGGACTGCTGCTCGCAGCCGGCACGGCGGCCGGCTCGCTCGTCTTCGGCACCGCCCCGCTCGAGTCTGCCTGGTTCGAGGCCGACCTCCCGCTCATCGGCACCATCTCGATCGGCACCTCGACGCTGTTCGACATCGGCGTCTACCTGGTGGTCGTCGGGCTCGTGCTCGACATCCTCCGCTCGCTCGGCGGCGAGGTCGATCGCCAGGAGGAGCTGGCGGGCGACGAGAGCGAGGAGGGCGGCGACCTCGATCGCGGCGGCGCGGCGGCCGGCGCCGACCTCGAGCAGGGCGAGGGCCCCGAGCTCGCCGAGCGCCCCGAGCACGTCGACGCCGAGCTCGA
- a CDS encoding ATP-binding protein — protein MDAVSNPYTPNAGAAPEIVVGRDDLLEAFTVLLQRLERSRTEQSMIITGLRGVGKTVLLGKFGEIARRAGWEVVELEASKHDDTRFRQAMFSQLKAALLRLSPRARWTDRARRAAEVLSAFAVSVDQKGTFSVSWDVPAAEGAGDHGDLSMDLTDVFVALGEAAEEQDRGVALLIDEVQFLGRSQLEALIQAVHKTVQRRLPITFVGAGLPQIAELAGDAKSYAERLFTFPTVGSLDEEDAAKALVEPALVEGVTFDDDAVELAIRITQGYPYFIQELGYQVWGVATEHRVRRADVATAREAYEAKLDGSFFRVRLDRATPLQTSYLRAMAELGSKPQKASDVARVMGRESTQVGPTRAELIDMGLLYTPEHGYAAFTVPDFDAFMLRAVPELHVPEIQKRKRRDD, from the coding sequence GTGGACGCCGTCAGCAATCCGTACACGCCCAACGCCGGGGCCGCTCCAGAGATCGTGGTCGGCCGGGACGACCTGCTCGAGGCCTTCACCGTCCTGCTCCAGCGCCTCGAGCGGAGTCGCACCGAGCAGTCGATGATCATCACCGGGCTCCGGGGCGTCGGCAAGACCGTCCTCCTCGGCAAGTTCGGCGAGATCGCGCGTCGTGCGGGCTGGGAGGTGGTCGAGCTCGAGGCGAGCAAGCACGACGACACGCGCTTCCGCCAGGCGATGTTCTCGCAGCTCAAGGCCGCCCTGCTCCGGCTCTCGCCGCGGGCGCGATGGACGGACCGAGCCCGACGCGCAGCGGAGGTGCTGAGCGCCTTCGCGGTCTCCGTCGACCAGAAGGGCACGTTCAGCGTCTCCTGGGACGTGCCCGCTGCGGAGGGCGCCGGCGACCACGGCGACCTCTCGATGGACCTGACCGACGTGTTCGTCGCCCTGGGAGAGGCGGCCGAGGAGCAGGACCGAGGGGTCGCCCTCCTCATCGACGAGGTCCAGTTCCTCGGGCGGAGCCAGCTCGAGGCGCTCATCCAGGCCGTGCACAAGACCGTGCAGCGCCGGCTGCCCATCACCTTCGTCGGCGCGGGCCTGCCCCAGATCGCGGAGCTGGCCGGCGACGCGAAGAGCTACGCGGAGCGGCTGTTCACCTTCCCGACGGTCGGGTCGCTCGACGAGGAGGACGCGGCGAAGGCCCTGGTCGAGCCCGCCCTCGTCGAGGGCGTGACCTTCGACGACGACGCGGTGGAGCTCGCGATCCGCATCACCCAGGGGTACCCGTACTTCATCCAGGAGCTCGGCTACCAGGTCTGGGGCGTCGCGACCGAGCACCGCGTCCGTCGCGCCGACGTGGCGACCGCCCGCGAGGCGTACGAGGCCAAGCTCGACGGCTCGTTCTTCCGGGTGCGCCTCGATCGGGCAACACCGCTGCAGACCTCCTACCTGCGGGCGATGGCCGAACTCGGCTCGAAGCCGCAGAAGGCATCGGATGTCGCGAGGGTCATGGGGCGGGAGTCGACCCAGGTCGGGCCGACCCGGGCCGAGCTGATCGACATGGGCCTCCTGTACACGCCCGAGCACGGCTACGCCGCGTTCACCGTTCCCGACTTCGACGCCTTCATGCTGCGGGCGGTCCCCGAGCTCCACGTGCCCGAGATCCAGAAGCGCAAGCGGAGGGACGACTGA
- a CDS encoding class I SAM-dependent methyltransferase, translating to MGDTTTVPDSAGEFAGTADSVAGLDEVLWNTISTAVLLRSHPRFDERVLDAYARDGASALPTAELVGIGGLVDAVEPSESLVSLARERAGERMPQLQLHVADPAGWEPTGYDLVQCVLGVAAFDDVEAGTRHLVERARPGGRVVIAAWARDALDPLPGLLAAAVRDRDDDAEASPAALTVDVADSAGNLAHWLTELGLLGVRAEEVQRHVDLTPELAWQLVEGTRLRSALAGLDDERIAAVRERYLASVAGDDVVVVDLSTLIAVGRRPEA from the coding sequence ATGGGGGACACGACGACCGTACCCGATTCCGCGGGGGAGTTCGCCGGGACGGCCGACTCCGTCGCCGGCCTCGACGAGGTGCTCTGGAACACGATCTCGACGGCCGTGCTGCTACGCTCGCATCCGCGGTTCGACGAACGCGTGCTCGACGCGTACGCCCGCGACGGGGCATCCGCCCTGCCGACGGCCGAGCTCGTCGGCATCGGCGGGCTCGTCGACGCCGTCGAGCCGTCCGAGTCGCTGGTGTCGCTGGCCCGCGAGCGGGCGGGCGAGCGGATGCCGCAGCTGCAGCTGCACGTCGCCGATCCCGCCGGGTGGGAGCCGACCGGCTACGACCTCGTGCAGTGCGTCCTGGGCGTCGCGGCGTTCGACGACGTCGAGGCGGGAACCCGTCACCTCGTCGAGCGTGCACGACCCGGCGGCCGCGTCGTGATCGCGGCGTGGGCACGCGACGCGCTCGATCCGCTCCCGGGGCTGCTGGCGGCCGCCGTTCGCGACCGCGATGACGATGCCGAGGCGAGCCCGGCCGCCCTCACGGTCGACGTCGCCGACAGCGCGGGGAACCTCGCGCACTGGCTGACCGAGCTCGGCCTCCTCGGCGTTCGCGCCGAGGAGGTGCAGCGGCACGTCGACCTCACGCCCGAGCTCGCCTGGCAGCTCGTCGAGGGCACTCGGCTCCGCTCGGCGCTCGCCGGCCTCGACGACGAGCGGATCGCTGCGGTGCGCGAACGCTACCTCGCGTCGGTCGCGGGCGACGACGTCGTCGTCGTCGACCTGTCGACGCTCATCGCCGTCGGGCGTCGCCCCGAGGCGTAG
- a CDS encoding FKBP-type peptidyl-prolyl cis-trans isomerase, which produces MNRALRRAAPVALFSAAALVLAGCAAGPGPETTTPAGADCMDVSSGSLSDGVQVEGDFGTAPTATFTTPLEADELERTVVIEGDGEVTQAGDDVNAIVSAFSGTTGQQAFSQPATIKAGDDSVFEAFLAGIDCVPTGSRTVTVAPASTLYGDQGNETIGIAPNETVVIVVDVQEPLKPAEWTEDVPEVEFGAEGDVPTVTLPDTAPPAEYQLKVLEEGDGAEVQSGDNVTLHYQGTSWDTGEVFDQSYGGDPAQFTTDAVIQGFGAALVGQKVGTKLIVSIPPQYGYGTDPNAAELGGQTLVFLVEIIDTAPATEQGQ; this is translated from the coding sequence ATGAACCGTGCCCTGCGCCGCGCTGCGCCCGTCGCACTCTTCTCCGCCGCCGCGCTCGTCCTCGCGGGCTGCGCCGCCGGCCCCGGACCCGAGACCACGACCCCGGCCGGCGCCGACTGCATGGACGTCTCGTCCGGCTCGCTCAGCGACGGCGTGCAGGTCGAAGGCGACTTCGGCACTGCGCCGACGGCGACGTTCACGACGCCCCTCGAGGCCGACGAGCTCGAGCGCACGGTCGTCATCGAGGGCGACGGCGAGGTCACGCAGGCGGGCGACGACGTCAACGCCATCGTGAGCGCGTTCTCGGGCACGACCGGCCAGCAGGCCTTCTCGCAGCCGGCCACCATCAAGGCGGGCGACGACAGCGTGTTCGAGGCGTTCCTCGCGGGCATCGACTGCGTGCCCACCGGCTCGCGCACGGTCACGGTCGCGCCGGCGTCGACGCTCTACGGCGACCAGGGCAACGAGACCATCGGCATCGCCCCGAACGAGACCGTCGTCATCGTGGTCGACGTGCAGGAGCCGCTGAAGCCGGCCGAGTGGACCGAGGACGTGCCCGAGGTGGAGTTCGGCGCCGAGGGCGACGTGCCCACCGTGACCCTGCCCGACACTGCCCCGCCCGCCGAGTACCAGCTCAAGGTGCTCGAGGAGGGCGACGGCGCCGAGGTGCAGTCGGGCGACAACGTCACCCTGCACTACCAGGGCACGAGCTGGGACACGGGCGAGGTCTTCGACCAGTCCTACGGCGGCGACCCGGCGCAGTTCACGACCGACGCGGTCATCCAGGGCTTCGGTGCCGCGCTCGTCGGCCAGAAGGTCGGCACGAAGCTGATCGTCTCCATCCCGCCGCAGTACGGCTACGGCACCGACCCGAACGCCGCCGAGCTCGGCGGTCAGACGCTCGTGTTCCTCGTGGAGATCATCGACACCGCGCCCGCCACGGAGCAGGGCCAGTAG
- a CDS encoding energy-coupling factor transporter transmembrane component T family protein, producing MDAGTVSAPGAAVDPFAERSAPSGRFLYRLNPLAKLAAPLPAMLALIITRGLAIPTVLILLSLVLLLVGARLRARAVVLLLVGLPVLVAVLGVTFGVWVDPNRIDPGSPGASVVLVEVGGWQFTLAAYLIGLATALRIAALLVLSLIAGLTTTGPELVRALVQNLRVPYRIGYTALAALRFVPRFGHELEVIRAAQRVRGLDHGRGPVAAVRRTLAVAIPLLASAIRHAERVALAMDARAFGANPTRTERTLSRWRPRDTAFVALAWCTIAAVYWWGLSTGFGGLGGRP from the coding sequence ATGGATGCGGGCACCGTCAGCGCCCCGGGCGCGGCCGTCGACCCGTTCGCCGAGCGCTCGGCGCCGAGCGGGAGGTTCCTGTACCGGCTCAACCCGCTCGCGAAGCTCGCCGCGCCGCTGCCGGCCATGCTCGCGCTGATCATCACGCGTGGACTCGCGATCCCGACGGTGCTCATCCTGCTCTCGCTCGTGCTGCTCCTCGTCGGCGCGCGGTTGCGGGCCCGCGCCGTCGTCCTGCTCCTGGTCGGCCTCCCCGTGCTCGTCGCGGTGCTCGGCGTGACCTTCGGCGTGTGGGTCGACCCGAACCGGATCGACCCGGGGAGCCCCGGGGCATCCGTGGTGCTCGTCGAGGTCGGCGGCTGGCAGTTCACGCTCGCCGCGTACCTCATCGGGCTCGCCACTGCGCTCCGCATCGCGGCGCTGCTCGTGCTGAGCCTCATCGCCGGGCTCACGACGACGGGTCCCGAGCTCGTGCGCGCCCTCGTGCAGAACCTGCGCGTGCCCTACCGGATCGGCTACACCGCACTCGCGGCGCTGCGCTTCGTGCCGCGGTTCGGGCACGAGCTCGAGGTCATCCGGGCCGCGCAGCGCGTGCGCGGGCTCGACCACGGGCGCGGCCCGGTCGCCGCCGTGCGCCGAACGCTCGCGGTCGCGATCCCGCTGCTCGCCAGCGCGATCCGCCACGCCGAGCGCGTCGCGCTCGCGATGGACGCGCGGGCGTTCGGCGCCAACCCCACGCGCACCGAGCGCACGCTCAGCCGCTGGCGCCCTCGCGACACCGCCTTCGTCGCGCTCGCGTGGTGCACGATCGCGGCGGTCTACTGGTGGGGGCTCTCCACCGGGTTCGGCGGACTGGGCGGGCGGCCGTGA
- a CDS encoding ABC transporter ATP-binding protein, with amino-acid sequence MTAPLLELDAVRIRHDGATRATPDGVSLAVRPGEVVLVLGPSGCGKSTLALALDGLVPHAVPAELDGTVSIAGLDSREHPVGVLSAHVAMVFQDPDAQVVTGTLLDEVCFGPENRLVPAEEVLARAERALKLVGLWDRRADNPDRLSGGGRQRLAIACALAMAAPVLVLDEPTANLDPAGIDEVYAVLRELASTRDHAIVLVEHNLDAAVDIVDRAVVLDADGRVAFDGPVREVLRDHVDELLRLGVWLPVSTLAALRLRDAGVVLEPLPLTPAELAAALDARAELPAPRAEPAAPAAAPALDSAPASARPAIRIRGLSVRRGGRRGPVVVHDVDLDVAAGEFLAVVGTNGAGKTSLLQAVAGVIPAASGTVDVLGLDPQRADARERSRRIGFVFQNPEHQFVATTAEEELDTSLRVQGVPEAERAAEVTRMLERFGLGELRAQHPFLLSGGQKRRLSVGTALIAGAPVIALDEPTFGQDRERAAELLDVLRALHEEGTTVLVVTHDLQLVADYATRVAVMADGRLLGAGTTAEVLAGPLIDEAGLRHPPLARATRGLARHPEWHAVTRMSQLPSPAGSPEGAS; translated from the coding sequence ATGACCGCTCCCCTGCTCGAGCTCGATGCCGTGCGCATCCGCCACGACGGCGCGACCCGCGCGACGCCCGACGGCGTGAGCCTCGCGGTGCGGCCCGGCGAGGTCGTGCTCGTCCTCGGGCCGTCGGGCTGCGGCAAGTCCACGCTCGCGCTCGCCCTCGACGGACTGGTGCCGCACGCGGTGCCCGCCGAGCTCGACGGCACGGTCTCGATCGCCGGACTCGACAGCCGCGAGCATCCCGTCGGCGTGCTCAGCGCGCACGTCGCGATGGTGTTCCAGGACCCCGACGCGCAGGTCGTCACGGGCACGCTCCTCGACGAGGTCTGCTTCGGCCCCGAGAACCGGCTCGTGCCGGCCGAGGAGGTGCTCGCGCGCGCCGAGCGGGCGCTCAAGCTCGTGGGTCTCTGGGACCGGCGGGCCGACAACCCCGATCGACTCTCGGGCGGTGGCCGGCAGCGCCTGGCCATCGCCTGCGCGCTCGCGATGGCCGCACCCGTGCTCGTGCTCGACGAGCCGACGGCCAACCTCGACCCCGCCGGCATCGACGAGGTCTACGCCGTGCTGCGCGAGCTCGCGTCGACGCGCGACCACGCGATCGTGCTCGTCGAGCACAACCTCGATGCCGCCGTCGACATCGTCGACCGGGCGGTCGTGCTCGACGCCGACGGTCGCGTGGCGTTCGACGGACCCGTGCGCGAGGTGCTCCGCGACCACGTCGACGAGCTGCTCCGGCTCGGCGTGTGGCTTCCCGTCTCCACGCTGGCGGCGCTGCGGCTCCGCGACGCCGGCGTCGTGCTCGAACCGCTGCCGCTCACGCCGGCGGAGCTCGCGGCGGCGCTCGACGCACGCGCGGAGCTGCCCGCGCCCCGGGCGGAGCCGGCCGCGCCCGCCGCAGCGCCCGCACTCGACTCGGCCCCGGCGTCCGCCCGACCGGCGATCCGCATCCGCGGGCTCTCCGTGCGCCGCGGCGGACGACGCGGCCCGGTCGTGGTGCACGACGTCGACCTCGACGTGGCGGCCGGCGAGTTCCTCGCCGTCGTCGGCACGAACGGCGCCGGCAAGACGAGCCTGCTGCAGGCCGTCGCGGGTGTCATCCCCGCGGCATCCGGCACCGTCGACGTGCTCGGCCTCGACCCGCAGCGTGCCGACGCCCGCGAGCGCAGCCGCCGCATCGGCTTCGTCTTCCAGAACCCCGAGCACCAGTTCGTCGCGACGACGGCCGAGGAGGAGCTCGACACGAGCCTGCGCGTGCAGGGCGTGCCAGAGGCCGAACGCGCCGCGGAGGTGACGCGGATGCTCGAGCGGTTCGGCCTCGGCGAGCTGCGGGCGCAGCATCCGTTCCTCCTCTCGGGCGGGCAGAAGCGCCGGCTCTCGGTGGGCACCGCCCTGATCGCGGGCGCGCCCGTCATCGCGCTCGACGAGCCGACGTTCGGGCAGGATCGCGAGCGGGCCGCGGAGCTCCTCGACGTGCTGCGCGCCCTGCACGAGGAGGGCACCACCGTGCTCGTCGTGACGCACGACCTGCAACTCGTCGCCGACTACGCGACGCGCGTCGCCGTCATGGCCGACGGGCGCCTGCTCGGCGCCGGCACGACCGCCGAGGTGCTCGCCGGTCCGCTCATCGACGAGGCGGGGCTGCGCCATCCGCCGCTCGCCCGGGCGACTCGAGGGCTCGCGCGGCATCCCGAGTGGCATGCGGTCACGCGGATGTCGCAGCTGCCGTCGCCCGCGGGCTCGCCGGAGGGCGCCTCGTGA
- a CDS encoding glycosyltransferase, with product MSTYLLCASPIQGHVAPMIAIARDLVGRGHDVTVLTGSRFRDTVLAAGADHRPLVGIADYDDRVMQDLLPERDRHRGIAKLEYDVQTMFVRPVPDQYRAVEQAIAELAPDAILAEGAFAGIVPLLLDDPASRPPILGVGVIPLVQLSVDTAPAGLGLAPKPGAFGRLRNRVLNGLVTKVIFRKTQALAQQVMRDLGRPGLDPFVFDSTRKCDRYLQLSPAEFEYPRSDLSPNVRFVGTVLPPAPADPALPSWWDELDGDRPVVHVTQGTIDNKDFDRLVRPTLDALADRDVLVVVATGGRPVEELGELPGNARAAEFLPYDRLLPKTDVFVTNAGFGGTQYALSHGVPIVAAGDTEDKPEVSMRVQWAGVGVNLRTGTPTAAAVAKAVDEVLADRTYRDRARAMAARIREYDTFDLIEAELEASVIAASLRLETPVG from the coding sequence GGCCACGTGGCGCCCATGATCGCCATCGCCCGCGACCTCGTCGGCCGCGGCCACGACGTCACCGTCCTCACCGGCTCGCGGTTCCGCGACACCGTGCTCGCCGCGGGCGCCGACCACCGCCCGCTCGTCGGCATCGCCGACTACGACGACCGTGTCATGCAGGATCTCCTGCCCGAGCGCGACCGCCACCGCGGCATCGCGAAGCTCGAGTACGACGTGCAGACCATGTTCGTGCGGCCCGTGCCCGACCAGTACCGCGCGGTCGAGCAGGCCATCGCGGAGCTCGCCCCCGACGCGATCCTCGCCGAGGGCGCGTTCGCCGGCATCGTGCCGCTGCTGCTCGACGACCCCGCCTCTCGGCCGCCGATCCTCGGCGTCGGCGTGATCCCCCTCGTGCAGCTCAGCGTCGACACCGCGCCGGCCGGGCTCGGCCTCGCGCCGAAGCCGGGCGCGTTCGGCCGCCTCCGCAACCGGGTGCTGAACGGGCTCGTCACGAAGGTGATCTTCCGCAAGACCCAGGCGCTCGCCCAGCAGGTCATGCGCGACCTCGGCCGGCCCGGCCTCGACCCGTTCGTGTTCGACTCGACCCGCAAGTGCGACCGCTACCTGCAGCTCTCGCCGGCCGAGTTCGAGTACCCCCGCAGCGACCTCAGCCCGAACGTGCGCTTCGTCGGCACGGTGCTGCCGCCCGCCCCCGCAGACCCGGCCCTGCCGTCGTGGTGGGACGAGCTCGATGGCGACCGCCCGGTCGTGCACGTCACCCAGGGCACGATCGACAACAAGGACTTCGACCGGCTCGTGCGCCCGACGCTCGACGCGCTCGCCGACCGGGACGTGCTCGTGGTCGTGGCGACCGGCGGTCGTCCGGTGGAGGAGCTCGGCGAGCTGCCGGGCAACGCCCGCGCCGCGGAGTTCCTCCCCTACGACCGACTGCTCCCGAAGACCGACGTCTTCGTGACGAACGCGGGCTTCGGCGGCACCCAGTACGCGCTCAGCCACGGCGTGCCGATCGTCGCGGCGGGCGACACCGAGGACAAGCCCGAAGTCTCGATGCGCGTGCAGTGGGCCGGCGTCGGCGTGAACCTGCGCACGGGCACGCCCACCGCGGCCGCCGTCGCGAAGGCGGTCGACGAGGTGCTCGCCGACCGGACGTACCGCGACCGCGCCCGCGCGATGGCGGCCCGGATCCGCGAGTACGACACGTTCGACCTCATCGAGGCCGAGCTCGAGGCATCCGTCATCGCCGCCTCGCTGCGGCTCGAGACGCCGGTCGGCTGA